From one Lolium rigidum isolate FL_2022 chromosome 4, APGP_CSIRO_Lrig_0.1, whole genome shotgun sequence genomic stretch:
- the LOC124705731 gene encoding E3 ubiquitin-protein ligase ATL4-like translates to MSITSLPPPPERRVPLVVPMVPRLAEEGGARGDDSRGSGSGGVAGISPSILIIAVIVVVMLLASISIHYFIRSLCRRSSSSAPPLPLVAVRSSAVAPAAAAPSVAGQGKEAAAERERLIERLPLFTLASSLAALPRSSRDCAVCQSVFGGEDELRLLPACRHAFHSRCVDPWLRANPSCPLCRASIALPHPPLPDLLRVELGSVSSRRSTSSDSAAVAAAAPRAYPLPSPNNSATEYLVEEDLQVVLKPANPPLAPTARITGEPSQQLATAGERALLPQQPPSSSVTPTASFRSVGRTSSRWSNRWSSRWSSGRWSSRYDAGSVTAAATAEWWWDMDGGVAPAVSRRGEAEDGSAFYGFVRWLTGAY, encoded by the coding sequence ATGTCTATCACGTCGCTTCCGCCGCCACCGGAGCGGAGGGTGCCGCTGGTGGTGCCCATGGTGCCGCGGCTGGCGGAGGAGGGAGGAGCGAGGGGTGACGACTCGCGCGGAAGCGGGAGCGGGGGCGTGGCGGGGATATCGCCGAgcatcctcatcatcgccgtcatcgTGGTGGTTATGCTGCTCGCCTCCATCTCCATCCACTACTTCATCCGGAGCCTctgccgccgctcctcctcctccgcgccgccgctcccgctCGTGGCGGTCCGCAGCTCCGCGGTAGCGCCGGCTGCGGCGGCGCCCTCCGTGGCCGGCCAGGGGAAGGAGGCCGCCGCGGAGCGGGAGCGGCTCATCGAGCGGCTGCCGCTCTTCACGCTGGCGTCGTCGCTCGCCGCGCTGCCCCGGTCGTCCCGGGACTGCGCCGTGTGCCAGAGCGTGTTCGGCGGCGAGGACGAGCTCCGGCTCCTCCCGGCGTGCCGCCACGCGTTCCACTCCCGCTGCGTGGACCCGTGGCTCCGCGCCAACCCGTCCTGCCCGCTCTGCCGCGCCTCCATCGCGCTCCCGCACCCGCCCCTCCCCGACCTGCTCCGCGTCGAGCTCGGCAGCGTCAGCAGCCGCCGCTCCACCTCGTCCGACtccgcggccgtcgccgccgccgctccccgcgCGTACCCGCTGCCGAGCCCCAATAACTCCGCCACGGAGTACCTCGTGGAGGAGGACCTGCAGGTCGTCCTCAAGCCCGCCAACCCGCCGCTGGCACCCACGGCGCGAATCACCGGCGAGCCGAGCCAGCAGCTGGCAACCGCGGGGGAGCGCGCGCTGCTGCCGCAGCAGCCGCCGTCATCGTCCGTGACTCCGACGGCGTCGTTCAGGTCCGTGGGCCGGACAAGTAGCCGGTGGAGCAACCGGTGGAGCAGCCGCTGGAGCAGCGGGCGGTGGAGCAGCCGGTACGACGCCGGGAGCGTGACGGCCGCCGCCACGGCGGAGTGGTGGTGGGACATGGACGGCGGGGTGGCGCCGGCGGTGTCGCGGCGGGGCGAGGCCGAGGACGGCAGCGCGTTCTACGGGTTCGTGCGGTGGCTGACGGGGGCGTACTAG